The sequence cctggacctcagcGAGGGATCTCTGCGGAGTGTCTGTCGCTGTACACTCACTCCAGTGGTACCAGGTGAGGTGTCGCCTTTACCCTTGAATCTCACTGCGTGTGAAgttctttctgtgacctggaatggaccggtccacctgggttctgaccacttccttttgatcaccttcagcaggacccactcAGCGTCGGACGTGGTTGGCTGGGGTCCCTCGGTTAGtttctctggaacctgttttgagaactcTGTAACAAAActtaagttggtgactgaggtgtcctgccagtccccagctgccagagagcgcTTTACCACTCCCCCTaattccttagcttgatgctCAGACGGGAAGCAAAAACAAGGATTCCGATTCCAAACTAAATCAGTTAATTCAAAAATTTTACACTGAAGTTATCGTCCATGTTTTCCAATTTAGATGTATTACAGTAAATATTTATCATGCATTTGTAGTCAAATTGAAGATAGCTACCAGGACTGTGTCTGACAGTTGGAAGCCATTGAAAATGTCACAAATGTTggttgaaaacaaaaactggtgagggataaaggcttaaaaacagGTCTTCTGATCTGATTATGTTGAAATAGTAAGCATGGGATTCTATGTGCTTTGCTGATTAACAGAAAATACAGATGACACACAAaccaaaatgtaacattttttaacatttagtaTAGGAATTGAAAGTGTTTCATAAAAACTAGATATTGGAGGGGGTTTATAGGATATTTATTCACATTAAAGATGATTCCTGAATGCATCATAAATGCAAAATTGTGTCAGTCTGAGAAATGAATTTACTATCAATTTGAAAATATCCTCATATTATAATTATTTCTTGCAAACCCTAAGTGGTAAAAAAAAGTTAGCACAACATATGACAGCTTCATTGATCCAAACAAACTTGTTAAAATagtctaaataaatgttttttatcacTTAAGAATAACGTTAACGGGTGTTTACACTTAagacttttaaatattatttcagtttCAGATGCTCTAagtaaatgctttaaaaagaaaaattactaATCCTGTCCTCTGCTACAGCTGAAGAGTGTACAGACGCATTTATGGATTTACAGTTTGTTAAATCAATTGGTCTAGATACCACATTATGTCCTAATGACTTcctctctttttttaatgacaCCTGTTAAGTGATCCTAGTTTCTATTGCCCCTGTTAGGCTCAAGCATTCTAAACCTAAAGCTGAGCCCTGGTTATGTAACAGCATTGTACGTGACCTCAAGAGGAAATGCGGAAAAGCTGAACGACTGGGGAGAAAGGACAAACTTCATACATCTCTGGTTTTATTAATGAACAGTCTTGCTCACTATCAGAGATCCGATAAAGATGCAAACACCCCATTTCTGTCTTCCTTTATCTCTAACAGCTGCCATTGTCCTAGGGTGTTATTTAACACAGTTAACTCTGTCTTGCATCcatctaaatttgttttgttaaacgCCTCGACTACTACctataagaatttattttatttttttctttaaaaagtggCATCTGTTGGACAGGCTTCTGTGTTTAGTTTCCTCTGCTTCTACTGCTGGTTCTGCTGTATTCGAGCAGTTTTAAGCAGTATCTCTTTCTTTACTGACCAATTGTGCAACAATGAAAATCACAAATTGCCCTCttgattttctttcaacaaagtTATTGAAAGAAGTGTTTAATACCATAGATTCAGCAGTTTTGTCCTTCATTAATTCCTGTTTAGATTCATAAATTGTACCAGCTCACTAAGAAGAGGCCTGACTGTTGTGAGGCCTCTTCTTAAGAAACCCCACCTTGATCCTCTGATTTTATCTAATTTTAGACCAATCTCCCACATGCCTTTCTTATCTAAGGTTTTATCCAGCTACAACCATTTTTAGAAGATGAGATCATTGAGAAGTTCCAATCTGGCTTTAGATCGCGACATAGCACATGTCTCCCGATGAAAGGTGTCTGGTTGTTCTGGTGCTGCTGGATCTCACATCAGCCTTTGATACTGTGGATCACTCTGTCCTATTGTCACGACCAAACCACTTTGTTGATGTCCATGGCTTAGCTCTCAAGTGGTTTATATCCTATCTTGCTTGTAGAAATTTTTCTGTTATAATTAATGGCATGTCTTGTGGGTGCCACAGGGCTCCACCCTTGGCCCTCTCCTTTTCTCCCTCTACATTCTGCCACTCGGAGTGATTATCACACGGCACCACCTGTCTTTCCATTGTTACGCAGATGACATCCAGATCTATCTGTCCTTAAAACCAAGTGACAGTAACTCCCAACACTGCTTTCTTGAGTGCACTTCTGCAGTTAAACAAtggtttaaatttcttgtttttaaacaaacaaaagactAAGCACGTTCTACTTAGTAGTAATGCCAGCAGTGATGTTAGTGCTCTGAATTTAAATTTCAGTAATACTGTAATACCACTGTTAAAAATCTAGGGGTAATTTTTGATAAGGATTTCAAGTTTAGtaagcaaattaattcagtagtcAGGTCGAGCTTACGTCTTTTGGCTAAAGTTAATACTGTTTTAAACCACTCAGACCTTGAGAAGACTATACATGCTTTTATCAGCTGAAGAATTGACTACTGGAAAGCTCTTTATGTtagttgtcagtcagtcagaactCAGTCGTCTGCAACTAGTCTGACATGCAGCTGCCCGGCTTCTTATTCAGAATAATAAATATTACTAGATATTATTTAATATCCAGTAGTTTGGTGGCACATTTTTCCAGTGTTcctattgttttattgttgtttctgtAGTTGGTTGTTATTCTACCTTTATGaagtgtttttcctttttatttgtgCTTTGTATAGCACTTTAGTTGCCTAGCCAGCAGTTTTGAAAGGgactgcaaataaataaataataataatgtgctTGGTAGTGCAACTGCTAGCAAAACGTTCCTGGTTGGGATGGTTGTCACATGGTCCAGTGCATATAGTGCAAGAAGTGAGCACACCATAACTGTACTCCAGGATAGccactgtttttctgtcaaaacTGTGGCTCaaaaagtaagtaaataaaataatagagATTTGGACAGGCGTAATCCTGTACTGTTATACACATCTTGATTAAATTTTTTGTAACACCACAATAGCCTAGTCTATGTGTACTGTCATTTCATGACAATTGAGATGCTGTTGTCTCtataatttgttgttttaactaAGGTATGAAATTAAACATcgtattaaaaactattttttcagAAGCCTCCTTTCTAAAATGCTTTCTCATTGAAATATAATTAGGACAAACAACCCCACAATGGGGTTGGTTGTCACAATTGCACAATTTGTATTTGGTGGTGTGtactttttgaattaatttCTCTTGAGAAGGTTAAAGTCACTCTATTCCGACCAGACACTTTAGGCTTCCATTACACATTTAAATTGTATAGATTGAGCATAGCATTGTTTTAGAATTTAAATGAACGCAAAAGGTCTGACAACCAACCTCACTCTGCCCTACTTCATGAGGTGAAGCCAAGTCTCCACCTTGTGGACTATTTGTGTAATTCAGCTTCACATCTATGTAACATGCTTATGCTTTTGTCAATGTTGGCACAAATCTTGATCAAAACTAGACAGAGGGATGTCCAGAGCTGGCCCAGCTGTGCATACTTTTTCTTTAATGAGCTTGCAGATGCATACCCAAACGCAGCAAACCTAGCCACACCatcttgtattattttaaagtggTCTTAATCATTTGTTAAGCAAGCCTTTTAAAAGGTATTCCAATGCCTTTCTTTAGTGTTTGGATGcttttgtgttcattttctgtGCACATGGCCATGATAGTATACCATGCAGAGGTGAAGAAAATGAAGAAGAGTCAGACCTAAacgtaggaaaaaaaaaatatcgaTGGTAAATAAAAGGTATCCAAGATTAATGCATTTAAAACTTGGGAGAAAAATCCAGCAACAATGAAAAGAGATGCAACATCCTTCATTTGATCATTCACTGTATGCCCTTTAATTGGTACTTTTCACTGTAGAAAGTTACTGTAAACGACAGGATGGAAGCCAGATCACTTGGATAGTCTGACAGGTGCTGAACACAGCAATGGCTGGAAAAGACAgtaaaacacagtaaaataaGAGCTGGTTTCAACCCAGAGTGACCAGCAGATGGCGCATTTGGAGTAGGAATTGCCTTGCGTCAGGCATCTCATctttcctgaaagaaaatgttctgaCTGCACATTAAATGCAGTACATTAAATGCacatgaaaactggaaaaaaatcctTATTGTAGCAGCTTAAAACCTATTAACATAATCTAAACAAACTACATATTAGCTTCTGAATTAATTTGGAAGACCACTACTCTGACAGTATGATGTTTAAACTATGCAAGCAAGAagcatgttttctccattaaaTGGTTGTCAATCACATACCAAATAATTCCTTGAAATACAGCTTCCTACAAGAATATGCTGCAACAGAATATTTTGAAACTTCAAGATTTCATATCTATATGCATGCAGTTCTAACACATTTAATGCATTACTTCAAATGAAATGTGAAGCACTGGCCAGTTTCTGATCTTCATGCAAAGTTAggggaataaaatgttttgcccAAATATGGTCTCAGGGAAGCGGCACGCTGACGCAATCGTTGCTACTGTTGCTTTAAATGGCTTCAGGAAACAAGGGCTCCCACGCACGTCATGGGTTTTCCTCAGCAAGGCCCCACAAGAGCAGGATGTGCCTAATATGGGCATCTGTCTGTTAACCCCAACCCTCCTCCCTCCCTTTCCTTTCTGTTGTTTCCTGCAAAAGGAAGCAGCACACTGGGGGATGGGTGAGACCAGAAGGAAGCTTGAACTAATAATACAGCTTCTCTTCTTGAGTGTTCCAGATAGCTGCAGGGGTGGAATGTCATTCATTTTTGATATGAGGGTGACTAATTATAGACAGAAATTCCTTCCACGGAGTCAACTACTGCTGCTCCTGCTTATGCACATCAAAATAGCCACTTGTACATTGTTAAACGTGTAtgtacaaacataaacatgtctgTAGACAAGTCAGCTTCTCGTTAGGTTTACCAGAAAAGGTTTTCAGAAAAACTACAGTTATTTTGAATAACAGAGTAAAATTACAGCAGTTTTGCTCAATTAAGATGTTGtacaaaaaacagtttaacaTAATACATATATCTTTTCTGAAGAACCTTTTCAATATAAGATTAAACCTTATTTCTTATGATATACAAATTAACAAATCTCAAATTGTTAAGTCTTCAGTTCCAGTGCTAAATAATTTCACCAGCAGCCAAACTGATGGTATTACGGTCCCAAATATTGTTTATATGCAAATAGGGAGCTGATAACTTCAGAAACTGTACAAAAACCgatggtaaaaagtcttgttacATATTTAATTTGTGTAGAAAACTTCTAAATAGAATGGATGAATTACATTGTTGAAGACTAGGGCGGACATGCGCTAATATGTCGAATATTAGGAATCTGACATTTTTGGTTCCACCAAAGGTTTGCAGATTTCTTCTAATATGTATTGGAAAGACATTTTGTGTTCCAGCAATTTCTGACTTTCATAGAAATAATTCTCACTTTCAGTCTCATATTGTTGACTTTGAACATCAGGGTCACAATTATGGCTAAAtcctatatttatttatttttgtcttttagctAGGACCTTAAAAGTCATATTTGTTACTTTTTGTCATAACTTTAAAACTCAAAAAGTTGGCATCAACTCTTATAACTAAGACCTTAAAAGACAAACTAATTTGGACTAAATATCATAATAattatttagttattatttATATCTGTTAGTTCAAATacaaaattgtaattttttatcCCATATTTATGACTTTGGAAATTAAAATGTTGACAAAATCTTTTAAGTATTACTTTATATCTCTTGGTTATAACTCGTAAAGTCACATAACCGTGGCTTTGACTGATAATTGAAATTTTGGAAAGAAAATTTCTCTTTGAATGTGAAAATTATGACTTTATGACATCTCATGGATTTCAAAGTGAAAATGTACAATTTTCAAACTCATATTTATGACATTAATTTTCATAAACATGAAACAGGctaccatatatatatacacacacgtTATTATGTGCATATATATCCATACATTTGTGCCTTTTTGAAATATGTGGCCTTTTTGAAATCTTTGTGACCTCGCTGTTTTACAACAGCTTTTATTTATAATCTTAGGACTGGCATTAAACTAAAGTTAGAAGCTTATTGAAAATAGTTCACACTTGACTTACACAGCTGCTCCACGGCTGATAGGCGGGATTGATGACGCTAAGCGAGTGTGACGTCAGCGAGGTTATAAGTATCTGTCCCGCGTGGAATCTGTATTGTGTCTGCGAGAGAAGTTACAGCGGAGTGACGAGGTTGTTAAAGTGATTGTTTTTGTCTTCCTGGGATTAGTCTCGAAACAAGCTGCGAGATGGAGGTCAGCGCTGAGGCCAAGAGGATCATGGTGGTGGCTTTGGGGAAACTGTACAGCTCCCGCACGCAGCGTGGGGGTCTCCGGCTGCACCGGAGCCTCCTCTTGACTCTGGTGATGAAATCCGCTCGGGACATTTACCACGCCGCACAGACGACAACGGCTGAAGGTTTGGAAGAAGACCGCGAAGACCAACAGCCCTCTGAGGTTGAGATGACCACAGAGACGAGCGGCACTCCGGAGCTCCAGGGCACAGCTTCTCTTCCTCTCATGGCCACCGACGCGGACGT is a genomic window of Girardinichthys multiradiatus isolate DD_20200921_A chromosome X, DD_fGirMul_XY1, whole genome shotgun sequence containing:
- the LOC124863158 gene encoding immediate early response gene 2 protein-like — protein: MEVSAEAKRIMVVALGKLYSSRTQRGGLRLHRSLLLTLVMKSARDIYHAAQTTTAEGLEEDREDQQPSEVEMTTETSGTPELQGTASLPLMATDADVQGRTQNQENTCLSGPPHHTRKRRGKATAEPDFLPCKKAKLEYGTAQQLIVTSVLVDYANCSSELGPSPSPIPLQTVIAAC